In Dromiciops gliroides isolate mDroGli1 chromosome 5, mDroGli1.pri, whole genome shotgun sequence, the following are encoded in one genomic region:
- the CLEC4E gene encoding C-type lectin domain family 4 member E isoform X2 produces MDPHKDSTVGNTERIGLHSPLCYFLIAGVSILFLSSCFITKCVVSYRLFSRDFEEGTNYCPLNWERFQSSCYFFSDDIMTWTASLKNCKGMGATLAVINTQEEQHFLFQKKPSGREFYIGLTDQVVDGQWKWVDDTPFNKALSFWDVGEPNNLATLEDCVTIRDSSDANRNWNDLTCFFNMYRICEMPVKVF; encoded by the exons atggatCCCCATAAAGACTCTACAGTAGGAAACACAG AAAGAATAGGGCTTCATTCTCCTCTATGTTATTTTCTTATCGCTGGAGTTTCTATATTGTTCCTCAGCTCCTGTTTCATCACCAAATGTGTCG TGTCATATCGCTTATTCTCTCGGGACTTTGAAGAAG GAACTAATTACTGCCCACTGAACTGGGAAAGATTTCAATCTAGCTGTTATTTCTTCTCTGATGACATCATGACTTGGACTGCAAGTCTGAAGAATTGTAAAGGAATGGGGGCCACTCTGGCAGTTATAAACACACAAGAGGAGCAG cacttccttttccaaaaaaaacccagtgGAAGAGAGTTCTACATTGGGCTGACAGATCAAGTGGTTGATGGTCAGTGGAAGTGGGTGGACGACACTCCGTTCAACAAAGCTTTGAG CTTCTGGGATGTTGGGGAGCCAAACAACCTTGCTACGCTTGAGGACTGTGTAACCATAAGAGACAGTTCAGATGCAAACCGCAACTGGAATGATTTAACGTGCTTCTTCAATATGTATCGAATTTGTGAAATGCCAGTGAAAGTTTTTTGA
- the CLEC4E gene encoding C-type lectin domain family 4 member E isoform X1: MDPHKDSTVGNTERIGLHSPLCYFLIAGVSILFLSSCFITKCVVSYRLFSRDFEEGKNQTSSMGHSSGTNYCPLNWERFQSSCYFFSDDIMTWTASLKNCKGMGATLAVINTQEEQHFLFQKKPSGREFYIGLTDQVVDGQWKWVDDTPFNKALSFWDVGEPNNLATLEDCVTIRDSSDANRNWNDLTCFFNMYRICEMPVKVF, from the exons atggatCCCCATAAAGACTCTACAGTAGGAAACACAG AAAGAATAGGGCTTCATTCTCCTCTATGTTATTTTCTTATCGCTGGAGTTTCTATATTGTTCCTCAGCTCCTGTTTCATCACCAAATGTGTCG TGTCATATCGCTTATTCTCTCGGGACTTTGAAGAAGGTAAGAATCAGACCTCTTCGATGGGCCATTCCTCAG GAACTAATTACTGCCCACTGAACTGGGAAAGATTTCAATCTAGCTGTTATTTCTTCTCTGATGACATCATGACTTGGACTGCAAGTCTGAAGAATTGTAAAGGAATGGGGGCCACTCTGGCAGTTATAAACACACAAGAGGAGCAG cacttccttttccaaaaaaaacccagtgGAAGAGAGTTCTACATTGGGCTGACAGATCAAGTGGTTGATGGTCAGTGGAAGTGGGTGGACGACACTCCGTTCAACAAAGCTTTGAG CTTCTGGGATGTTGGGGAGCCAAACAACCTTGCTACGCTTGAGGACTGTGTAACCATAAGAGACAGTTCAGATGCAAACCGCAACTGGAATGATTTAACGTGCTTCTTCAATATGTATCGAATTTGTGAAATGCCAGTGAAAGTTTTTTGA